In Sphingopyxis sp. 113P3, one DNA window encodes the following:
- a CDS encoding O-acetylhomoserine aminocarboxypropyltransferase, with product MTGHKPETLTVHAGTQPDPTTKARITPIYQTSSYVFDSPEHAARLFNLEEFGNIYTRIMNPTNGALEGKIAALEGGPAALAVASGHAAQFLAFHTLMEPGCEIVAARKLYGGSQNQLGQSFRKMAWSTHFVDADDAGNVAAAINDNTRAVFIESLANPGGVVQDIEAIAKVAHDAGVPLIVDNTMATPVLCRPIDHGADIVVHSTTKFLNGHGNAIGGVIVDAGSFDWAKGGKYPALSEPNASYHGLRFTEAFGNLAFILAARTLGLRDLGPALAPMNAFLALTGMETLALRMERHCSNALALAKWLETHPAVSWVSYAGLGDSPYHELANKYLGGRGGAVFTFGLKGGYDAGVKLVSSVKLFSHLANLGDTRSLIIHPASTTHSQLSEQELLLSGAGPEVVRVSVGIEHIEDIIADLSQALEVLA from the coding sequence ATGACCGGACACAAGCCCGAAACGCTGACCGTTCACGCCGGGACCCAACCCGATCCGACGACCAAGGCGCGGATTACGCCGATCTATCAGACATCCTCCTATGTCTTTGACAGCCCCGAGCATGCCGCGCGCCTCTTCAATCTTGAAGAATTCGGCAACATCTACACGCGGATCATGAACCCGACCAACGGGGCGCTCGAGGGCAAGATCGCGGCGCTCGAAGGCGGGCCAGCGGCGCTTGCCGTCGCATCGGGCCACGCGGCGCAATTTCTGGCATTCCATACGCTGATGGAGCCGGGCTGCGAAATCGTCGCGGCGCGCAAGCTTTATGGAGGGTCGCAGAATCAGCTCGGTCAGAGCTTTCGGAAAATGGCGTGGTCGACGCATTTCGTGGACGCCGACGACGCGGGCAATGTGGCCGCCGCGATCAACGACAACACCCGCGCCGTGTTCATCGAAAGCCTCGCCAATCCAGGCGGCGTCGTGCAGGATATCGAGGCAATTGCGAAGGTCGCGCATGATGCCGGCGTGCCGCTGATCGTCGACAACACGATGGCAACCCCGGTCTTGTGCCGTCCGATCGATCATGGCGCGGACATTGTTGTTCATTCCACCACCAAGTTTCTGAATGGCCATGGCAATGCGATCGGAGGCGTGATTGTCGATGCGGGCAGTTTCGACTGGGCAAAGGGGGGGAAATATCCGGCGCTGAGCGAGCCCAACGCCTCCTATCACGGACTCCGGTTCACCGAGGCATTCGGCAATCTGGCCTTCATCCTTGCCGCGCGCACGCTCGGGCTTCGGGATCTGGGCCCGGCGCTCGCGCCGATGAACGCCTTTCTCGCCCTGACCGGCATGGAGACGCTCGCGCTCCGCATGGAGCGGCATTGCAGCAACGCGCTTGCGCTTGCCAAATGGCTTGAAACGCATCCGGCGGTGAGCTGGGTCTCCTATGCGGGGCTCGGCGACAGCCCCTATCACGAGCTGGCAAACAAGTATCTGGGCGGCCGAGGCGGGGCTGTATTCACCTTCGGCCTCAAGGGCGGCTACGATGCGGGCGTCAAACTCGTCTCGTCGGTCAAGCTGTTCAGCCATCTGGCGAACCTCGGCGATACCCGATCGCTGATCATCCACCCCGCTTCGACGACGCACAGCCAATTGTCCGAGCAAGAGTTGCTGCTGTCGGGCGCGGGGCCCGAGGTCGTGCGCGTCTCGGTGGGGATCGAACATATTGAGGACATTATCGCCGATCTCTCCCAGGCGCTTGAGGTGCTGGCATGA